A genomic window from Periweissella cryptocerci includes:
- a CDS encoding helix-turn-helix transcriptional regulator translates to MGNFLKNLRKQHGYTQEGLAKELHVTHQLISGWEHDMYNIPNVMLIALAKLYNITVDEILNAGKDTNE, encoded by the coding sequence ATGGGTAATTTTCTGAAAAATTTAAGGAAGCAGCATGGCTATACGCAAGAGGGGTTAGCGAAAGAGCTACATGTGACGCATCAACTGATTTCAGGTTGGGAGCACGATATGTATAATATTCCAAATGTTATGTTGATCGCACTTGCAAAGCTATATAACATTACGGTTGATGAGATATTAAACGCTGGAAAGGATACCAATGAATAG